In Urechidicola croceus, a single window of DNA contains:
- the polA gene encoding DNA polymerase I, translated as MAEQKRLFLLDAFALIFRGYYALIKNPRINSKGMDTSAILGFTNTLLDVIRREKPDHLAVAFDKGGSTARNDAFPEYKSNRKETPEAIKIAVPYIHQILEAMKIPIIEVEGIEADDLIGTLSVQADKAGYQTFMVTPDKDYAQLVTENVFMYKPARMGNGIEIWDVEKVKEKFEVEDPKQVIDYLGMMGDAVDNIPGLPGVGDKTAKKFLKQYGSMEGLLANTHELKGKMKEKVEANKELGLLSKQLATIMLDCPVEFHEEDFELSVPDFQAVSDVFQELEFRRAHENFNRIFKNTTVQSETTDSSADNKQSNEVKSTQKPSIPTQQLDLFSTPSAGSEVQEVITGFNEAKNTNHLYQFVNNKLSRKILIEKLLNQKTVCFDTETTSLNTFEAELVGIAFSYEKGKGYYVNFPEDREETLLILEQFRPFFENESIQKIGQNLKYDIKVLRNYGIKTRGSIFDTMLAHYLINPDMRHNMNVLAETYLNYQPISIETLIGKKGKNQGSMRDVDLKKQTEYAVEDADVTFQLKEIFEKELEKNNLTKLFNEIEIPLLEVLAQMEIEGINVDAEFLNSLSEDLNKDIINLESKIYRKANVEFNLASPKQLGEVLFDHMKLVDKPKKTKTGQYKTSEDVLSYLAKDHEIVANILEWRGLVKLKSTYVDALPNEINKITGRIHTTYSQAVAATGRLSSNNPNLQNIPIRTERGRQVRKAFIPRDENYTLLAADYSQIELRLMAELSGDPAMKESFINGEDIHRATAAKVFNVPLDEVTREQRSNAKTVNFGIIYGVSAFGLSNQTDMSRTEAKELIDTYFETYPTLKSFISKQVDFARENGYVETLLGRRRYLKNINSQNSIVRSGDERNAVNAPLQGSAADIIKIAMINIYNIFKKENYKSKMLLQVHDELVFDIHKDELETLKPIIKYEMENAFKLSIPLDVDLDIGDNWLDAH; from the coding sequence ATGGCCGAACAAAAACGTCTTTTTTTACTTGATGCTTTCGCACTAATTTTTAGAGGATACTACGCTTTAATAAAAAACCCAAGAATAAATTCCAAAGGAATGGATACATCCGCAATTCTTGGATTTACAAACACCCTATTAGATGTAATTCGCCGTGAAAAACCTGATCATTTAGCAGTTGCATTTGATAAAGGAGGTTCTACAGCAAGAAACGACGCTTTTCCTGAATACAAATCTAATAGAAAAGAAACCCCAGAGGCTATTAAAATTGCAGTTCCATACATTCATCAAATACTTGAAGCGATGAAAATTCCAATTATTGAAGTTGAAGGAATTGAAGCCGATGATTTAATTGGAACTTTATCAGTACAAGCAGACAAGGCAGGATACCAAACTTTTATGGTAACTCCTGATAAAGATTATGCACAGCTTGTAACTGAAAATGTATTTATGTACAAACCTGCTCGAATGGGAAATGGAATTGAGATTTGGGATGTTGAAAAAGTAAAAGAAAAATTTGAAGTAGAAGATCCAAAACAAGTTATTGACTATCTAGGAATGATGGGAGATGCAGTTGATAATATTCCTGGACTTCCTGGCGTTGGTGATAAAACTGCTAAAAAATTCTTGAAGCAATATGGATCTATGGAAGGTTTACTTGCTAATACTCATGAATTAAAAGGTAAAATGAAAGAAAAAGTAGAGGCAAATAAAGAACTTGGTTTACTATCTAAACAACTGGCAACAATTATGCTCGACTGTCCTGTTGAATTTCATGAAGAAGACTTCGAACTCTCAGTTCCAGATTTTCAAGCCGTTTCAGATGTTTTTCAAGAATTAGAATTTCGTAGAGCTCATGAAAATTTCAATCGCATTTTTAAAAACACTACTGTTCAAAGTGAAACAACAGATTCATCAGCGGATAATAAACAATCAAATGAAGTAAAATCAACTCAAAAACCATCTATTCCAACTCAGCAATTAGATTTATTTTCTACACCTTCTGCAGGAAGTGAAGTTCAAGAAGTTATTACTGGATTTAATGAGGCTAAGAACACAAATCATCTCTATCAATTTGTAAATAATAAACTATCAAGAAAAATATTAATTGAAAAATTGTTAAATCAAAAAACTGTTTGTTTCGATACCGAAACCACAAGTCTAAATACTTTTGAGGCAGAACTCGTTGGCATTGCATTTTCTTATGAAAAAGGCAAAGGATATTACGTTAATTTTCCTGAGGATAGAGAAGAAACACTTCTAATTTTAGAACAATTTCGTCCGTTTTTTGAAAATGAATCAATTCAGAAAATCGGTCAAAATTTAAAATATGATATTAAAGTTTTAAGAAATTACGGAATAAAAACTCGAGGATCAATTTTTGACACAATGCTTGCTCATTACCTCATAAATCCTGACATGAGGCACAATATGAATGTGCTTGCTGAAACCTATTTAAATTATCAGCCAATTTCAATTGAAACATTAATTGGTAAAAAAGGTAAAAATCAAGGTTCTATGCGAGATGTTGATTTAAAAAAACAAACAGAATACGCAGTTGAAGATGCAGATGTAACATTTCAATTAAAAGAAATTTTTGAAAAAGAACTTGAAAAAAATAATCTTACTAAATTATTTAATGAAATAGAAATTCCATTACTAGAAGTCTTGGCTCAAATGGAAATAGAAGGAATCAATGTAGACGCTGAATTTTTGAATAGTTTATCAGAAGATTTAAATAAAGATATTATCAATCTTGAAAGCAAGATATATCGTAAAGCAAATGTTGAGTTTAATTTAGCTTCACCAAAGCAATTAGGCGAAGTTTTATTTGACCACATGAAGTTAGTTGATAAACCTAAAAAAACTAAAACTGGGCAATATAAAACTAGTGAAGATGTACTGTCCTATCTTGCTAAAGACCATGAAATTGTTGCAAATATTTTAGAATGGCGTGGATTAGTAAAACTAAAAAGTACTTATGTTGATGCCTTGCCAAATGAAATTAACAAAATTACTGGGCGAATACACACAACATATAGTCAGGCAGTTGCTGCAACTGGAAGATTGAGTTCTAACAATCCAAACTTGCAAAATATTCCTATTAGAACAGAAAGAGGAAGACAAGTGAGAAAAGCATTTATTCCAAGAGATGAAAATTATACTTTACTTGCTGCCGATTATTCTCAGATTGAATTACGTTTAATGGCAGAATTGAGTGGTGATCCTGCTATGAAAGAATCTTTTATTAATGGAGAAGACATTCATAGAGCAACCGCTGCAAAAGTATTCAACGTTCCTTTGGATGAAGTAACTCGAGAGCAAAGAAGTAATGCTAAAACAGTTAATTTCGGAATTATTTATGGAGTTTCTGCTTTTGGATTGAGCAACCAAACAGATATGAGTCGAACAGAAGCCAAAGAATTAATTGATACTTATTTTGAAACGTATCCTACTCTTAAATCATTCATTAGTAAACAAGTTGATTTTGCTCGTGAAAATGGTTATGTTGAAACTCTTTTGGGTCGCCGTAGATATTTAAAAAACATCAATTCTCAAAACTCAATTGTTCGTTCTGGTGATGAAAGAAATGCTGTGAACGCTCCATTACAAGGAAGTGCTGCTGATATTATTAAAATTGCAATGATTAATATTTATAATATCTTCAAAAAAGAAAATTACAAATCTAAAATGTTACTTCAAGTACATGATGAATTGGTTTTTGATATTCATAAAGATGAATTGGAAACCCTTAAACCAATCATAAAATATGAAATGGAAAACGCATTCAAACTTTCAATTCCACTAGATGTAGATTTAGATATTGGCGATAATTGGTTGGACGCGCACTAG
- a CDS encoding MATE family efflux transporter: MFLRFTKNFTWLFLFNSIGYLLSFIVLPLLISKYGLKEVGIIFTIQSIILGIAAISNYSFVYFIPTVSKEISQDDSTCHEMWNLVVNIRMLFSIVLALIGSIIVYYLYNDYFLMWVLSLSILLPKIISPSLFCNALEVNKYVFIIGFFTKFLFLLLIVISNSSLLVNLFFGISEFVVILFFLKKVNQQFYNLKLIPFKEIFQFLQNTFNLFLVNFFSMLKPHSILPFISATIGNEFAALFTLADKIINVIKGVSGTVFISFFPIYNKGEVKFDFLSIKNLILILVISLLLTTILWNLSPMLIYYLNNLNENASATKTLQMLSLSIPMLFLIIPFFSYLLQKKYWNAILFIVIIQLIILIIGLFIFKDEEIIGVAKSLVLSEYTLLICYVLYVFKTQKPSFPPTT; this comes from the coding sequence ATGTTTTTAAGATTTACTAAAAATTTTACTTGGTTATTTTTGTTCAATAGTATAGGTTATTTACTGTCATTTATTGTTTTGCCACTATTAATAAGTAAATACGGATTGAAAGAAGTTGGAATTATTTTTACGATTCAATCTATTATTTTGGGAATTGCAGCGATATCCAATTATAGTTTTGTTTATTTTATTCCAACAGTTTCAAAAGAAATAAGTCAGGATGACTCGACTTGCCATGAAATGTGGAATTTGGTGGTTAACATTAGAATGCTATTTTCAATAGTATTAGCGTTGATAGGAAGTATAATTGTATACTATCTTTATAATGATTATTTTCTGATGTGGGTTTTGAGTTTGTCAATTCTACTTCCAAAAATAATTAGCCCTTCATTATTTTGCAATGCTTTAGAAGTAAATAAATATGTTTTTATTATCGGTTTTTTTACCAAATTTTTATTTTTACTACTCATTGTTATAAGTAATTCTAGTTTGTTGGTTAATTTGTTTTTTGGGATATCCGAGTTTGTGGTTATTCTATTTTTCTTAAAAAAAGTTAATCAACAGTTTTACAATCTCAAATTGATACCATTTAAAGAGATCTTTCAATTTTTGCAAAACACATTCAATTTGTTTTTGGTAAACTTTTTTTCAATGTTAAAACCGCATTCAATTCTACCATTTATTAGTGCGACAATCGGAAATGAATTTGCTGCATTATTTACTTTAGCAGATAAAATTATTAATGTAATAAAAGGAGTTTCGGGAACTGTTTTTATAAGTTTTTTTCCAATATATAATAAGGGAGAAGTGAAGTTTGATTTTTTATCAATTAAGAACCTAATTTTAATTTTAGTTATTTCTCTTTTATTGACAACAATTTTGTGGAATTTAAGCCCGATGTTAATTTATTATTTAAACAATTTGAATGAAAATGCTTCGGCAACTAAGACTCTTCAAATGTTATCGCTTTCAATACCAATGTTATTTTTAATAATTCCATTTTTTAGTTATTTACTTCAGAAAAAATATTGGAATGCTATATTATTTATCGTAATTATTCAATTGATTATTTTAATTATTGGATTGTTTATTTTTAAAGATGAAGAAATAATTGGGGTTGCTAAAAGTCTTGTTTTATCAGAATATACTTTATTGATTTGTTATGTGTTATATGTTTTTAAAACTCAAAAACCTTCATTTCCGCCTACAACTTAA
- a CDS encoding metallophosphoesterase, with protein MLSLYWIFSIVILVNFVYRLSTFDRSTGLSQILMLSFGLLILSFAPKIIALVILFGEDVFRVVKTGLNYFSTDTSTDFFPERRAFVSKVTLGVAAIPFVSVLYGMMKGKYNYQVVKHTLFFDDLPSSFDGFKITHISDIHSGSFDNADKIQHGIDLINEQNSDVILFTGDIVNNVAEEMDPWIPYFRQLKAKQGKFSVLGNHDYGEYVNWKSSEEKNRNFQAIKDIHPKIGFDLLLNQNSYLEKNGEKIAIIGMENWGTRFKKAGDLQIASKGLNKKDFKILMSHDPSHWNTEVKSHDDNYQLTLSGHTHGMQFGIEIPGLKWSPVQYVYKQWAGIYEEFGRKINVNRGFGFLAFPGRVGIWPEISVITLKKKI; from the coding sequence ATGTTATCATTGTACTGGATATTTTCAATTGTAATCTTGGTAAATTTTGTCTATAGATTGTCAACCTTTGATCGTTCAACAGGATTGTCTCAAATTTTAATGCTTTCGTTTGGTTTATTAATTTTGTCATTTGCGCCAAAAATTATTGCTCTTGTTATTTTGTTTGGTGAAGATGTTTTTAGAGTTGTTAAAACAGGATTGAATTATTTTTCAACTGATACATCTACTGATTTTTTTCCTGAAAGAAGAGCCTTTGTGAGTAAAGTCACGTTAGGTGTTGCTGCAATACCATTTGTTTCTGTTTTATACGGAATGATGAAAGGAAAATACAATTACCAAGTAGTAAAACACACTTTATTTTTTGATGATTTGCCTTCTTCTTTTGATGGATTTAAAATCACACATATTTCAGATATTCATAGCGGAAGTTTTGATAATGCTGATAAAATTCAACATGGTATTGATTTGATAAATGAGCAAAATTCAGATGTGATTCTGTTTACTGGTGATATTGTGAATAATGTTGCTGAAGAAATGGATCCTTGGATTCCTTATTTTAGACAATTAAAAGCGAAACAAGGGAAGTTTTCAGTTTTAGGAAATCATGATTATGGCGAATATGTAAATTGGAAATCATCAGAAGAAAAAAATAGAAATTTTCAGGCAATTAAAGATATTCACCCAAAAATTGGTTTTGATTTATTATTAAATCAAAACAGTTATTTGGAAAAAAATGGAGAGAAAATTGCAATTATTGGTATGGAAAATTGGGGTACACGATTTAAAAAGGCAGGAGATTTGCAGATAGCCTCAAAGGGTTTAAATAAGAAAGATTTTAAAATATTGATGAGTCACGACCCATCACATTGGAATACTGAAGTTAAAAGTCACGATGATAATTACCAATTGACTTTGAGTGGTCATACTCATGGTATGCAATTTGGGATTGAAATACCAGGATTAAAATGGAGCCCTGTGCAATATGTATACAAGCAATGGGCTGGAATTTATGAGGAGTTTGGTCGTAAGATTAATGTAAATAGAGGTTTCGGATTTTTAGCATTTCCTGGTAGAGTAGGTATATGGCCTGAGATAAGTGTGATTACTCTAAAAAAGAAGATTTAG
- a CDS encoding B12-binding domain-containing radical SAM protein — protein MIDILFSHSYYYKLDPKQWKNKTPFPPLGTIYASSLMRENNFTVGLFDTNLLDNPHQIENQIKSQKPQFLVLFDDGFNYLTKMCLTNMREAAFEMIKIGKKHNCTVIINSSDATDQYEKYLENGADFIIQGEGELTLLELINSLKINKSIENISGIVYQKNDSIIKNTKRTVLNNLDELPIPAWDLVDIDAYKNIWKESGKEFTLNIATTRGCPFKCNWCAKPIYGNRYNSHTPEYISKHLKFLSETYGVNRYWMCDDIFGLKPNWVQEFNKELKKKDLKITYYIQSRADLLLKEDTIDALAESGLEEVWIGAESGSQTILDAMDKGTTVKQIYEATKLLKQKNIRIAFFIQFGYLGETKKDISKTVDMIKELVPDNIGISVSYPLPGTKFYDKVKDDLHLKANWTDSDDLAMMFSGTFNSKYYKKLHRYVHKEYRKSQGFSNLKQLFKNPLSIVKSQFRSIILLLFYIPSSFIDNLVLNQMENKK, from the coding sequence ATGATAGATATTCTTTTTTCACACTCATATTATTACAAACTCGATCCTAAACAATGGAAAAATAAAACACCTTTTCCTCCACTAGGAACAATTTACGCATCATCATTGATGCGAGAAAACAACTTCACCGTTGGCTTATTTGACACAAATTTACTTGACAATCCTCACCAAATAGAAAATCAAATTAAAAGCCAAAAACCTCAATTTTTAGTTCTATTTGATGATGGATTTAATTATTTAACCAAAATGTGTTTGACCAATATGCGTGAAGCTGCTTTTGAAATGATTAAAATTGGAAAAAAACACAATTGCACTGTTATAATTAATAGTTCTGATGCCACTGACCAATATGAAAAATATCTTGAAAACGGTGCCGATTTTATTATTCAAGGAGAAGGAGAATTAACGCTTTTAGAATTAATAAATTCATTAAAAATCAATAAGTCAATTGAAAATATTAGTGGTATTGTTTATCAAAAAAATGATTCAATCATAAAAAACACAAAACGTACTGTTTTAAATAATTTAGATGAATTACCTATTCCTGCATGGGATTTAGTAGATATAGATGCCTATAAAAACATTTGGAAAGAAAGTGGAAAGGAATTCACCTTAAATATTGCAACAACACGCGGCTGTCCTTTTAAATGCAATTGGTGTGCAAAACCTATTTATGGAAACAGGTACAACTCACATACTCCAGAATATATATCAAAACATTTAAAATTTTTATCAGAAACCTACGGCGTTAATCGCTATTGGATGTGTGATGACATCTTTGGATTAAAACCAAATTGGGTTCAAGAATTTAATAAAGAATTAAAAAAGAAAGATTTAAAAATCACCTATTACATTCAGTCTCGTGCTGATTTATTATTAAAAGAAGATACTATTGATGCACTAGCAGAAAGTGGGTTGGAAGAAGTTTGGATTGGTGCTGAAAGTGGTTCTCAAACTATTCTCGATGCTATGGATAAAGGCACAACAGTTAAACAAATTTATGAAGCCACAAAACTATTAAAGCAAAAAAATATTAGAATTGCATTCTTCATTCAATTCGGATATTTAGGAGAAACTAAAAAAGATATTTCAAAAACTGTTGATATGATTAAAGAACTAGTTCCAGATAATATTGGAATTTCAGTATCATACCCACTACCTGGAACAAAATTTTATGATAAAGTAAAAGATGATTTACATCTAAAAGCAAATTGGACAGACTCAGATGATTTAGCAATGATGTTCAGCGGAACATTTAATAGTAAGTATTACAAAAAACTGCATCGCTATGTCCATAAAGAATATAGAAAAAGTCAAGGTTTTTCAAACTTAAAACAATTATTTAAAAACCCTCTTTCAATTGTAAAATCTCAGTTTCGATCAATAATTTTATTGCTTTTTTATATTCCGAGTTCTTTTATTGACAATTTAGTTTTAAATCAAATGGAAAATAAAAAGTAA
- a CDS encoding polysaccharide deacetylase family protein — MSRYFIKTPNLIQFLFKNLIWSFSNSNKNEKTIYLTFDDGPTPHITKWVLNTLEEYNAKATFFCIGKNIKNHPNIYQQIVSKGHSIGNHTNNHLNGWKTSTQKYIENIDLAEKLIDNNLPKLFRPPYGKIKPNQARKIRNKGYKIIMWEVLSADFDTTISNEKCLENVIKNTKNGSIIVFHDSVKAGNKMKYALPKVLSHFNDNGYQFKKIP, encoded by the coding sequence ATGTCAAGATATTTCATTAAAACTCCAAATTTAATTCAGTTTTTATTCAAGAATTTAATTTGGAGTTTTTCTAATTCTAATAAAAATGAAAAAACTATATATCTAACTTTTGATGATGGTCCAACTCCACATATCACAAAATGGGTATTAAATACACTTGAAGAGTATAACGCAAAGGCTACTTTTTTTTGCATTGGTAAAAACATCAAAAACCACCCAAATATCTACCAACAAATTGTTTCCAAAGGCCACTCAATTGGAAATCATACTAATAATCATTTGAACGGATGGAAAACCTCAACACAAAAATATATTGAAAATATTGATCTTGCCGAAAAATTGATTGACAACAACCTACCTAAACTTTTCAGACCTCCTTATGGTAAAATCAAACCAAATCAAGCACGAAAAATTAGAAACAAAGGTTATAAAATAATTATGTGGGAAGTATTAAGTGCAGATTTCGACACTACAATTTCAAATGAAAAATGTCTAGAAAATGTTATTAAAAACACAAAAAATGGTAGTATTATTGTTTTTCATGATAGTGTGAAAGCAGGAAACAAAATGAAATATGCGCTGCCAAAAGTATTATCGCATTTTAACGATAACGGATATCAATTTAAGAAAATTCCTTAA
- a CDS encoding class I SAM-dependent methyltransferase, with protein MTTNTNHEISKTVTYLTPIKDSFSDEYIAIRKKEQRVLTDSEVFKLPNISSENPNNHEWQLRKKTLERFLKYIHTKKNLSILDLGCGNGWFSNAMTINNNKVVGIDINSIELEQAVRVFTNNKKLQFYYADIFKLENQFKNQFDIITLNACIQYFENFKHTIETIKTFLKEDGELHILDSPFYTSKDINGAKERTKQYYTSLMHPEMSKHYFHHYYENLTDFDILYHPKNTIISKFLKPKDSPFIWARLTNKINSNIDKGFSKISHEYEKLDKYSKLINWMRNRVRTNISSRIKSGDTILEINCGSGIDAVYFAKKGNKVHATDISQGMIEYVESKISSENLQEKLTCEILSFQKLNELNKIKFDHIFSNFGGLNCVNESGLTSIFNSFDILLKPQGQITLVIMPKICFWEFLKIFKGKKDAFRRLKKNGIFANIEGEKVKTYYHSSQKIKKLLKNNFTDFKIENISFLGPTGNHNQFPTNYPFLFKIVKKIDFLSNKLSFMNGFGDYYILSCRRK; from the coding sequence TTGACAACCAATACAAACCACGAAATTTCAAAAACTGTCACTTATTTGACTCCTATTAAAGATTCTTTTTCTGATGAATATATTGCTATTCGTAAAAAAGAACAACGAGTATTGACTGATTCAGAAGTTTTTAAACTACCTAATATTTCTTCCGAAAATCCTAATAATCATGAATGGCAACTTCGCAAAAAAACACTCGAGCGTTTCTTAAAATATATACATACAAAAAAGAATCTTAGTATATTAGACTTGGGTTGTGGAAATGGTTGGTTTAGTAATGCAATGACTATTAACAACAATAAAGTTGTTGGAATAGATATTAACTCTATAGAATTAGAACAAGCCGTCAGAGTGTTCACAAACAATAAAAAATTACAATTTTACTATGCTGATATTTTTAAATTAGAAAATCAATTTAAAAATCAATTTGATATAATCACTTTAAATGCATGTATTCAATATTTTGAAAATTTCAAGCACACAATAGAAACTATAAAAACATTCTTAAAAGAAGATGGTGAATTACATATTTTAGATAGTCCTTTTTATACCTCAAAAGATATAAATGGAGCAAAAGAACGAACTAAACAATACTATACTTCGTTAATGCATCCAGAAATGTCGAAACATTATTTTCATCATTATTATGAGAACTTAACTGATTTCGATATTTTATATCATCCAAAAAATACAATTATTTCTAAGTTTTTAAAACCTAAAGACTCTCCATTTATATGGGCAAGGCTCACTAATAAAATCAACTCTAATATAGACAAAGGATTTTCTAAAATATCTCATGAATATGAAAAGTTAGATAAGTATTCAAAATTAATAAATTGGATGAGAAACCGAGTTAGAACTAATATTTCTAGTAGAATAAAAAGCGGTGATACTATATTAGAAATAAATTGCGGCTCAGGAATTGATGCTGTTTACTTTGCAAAAAAAGGAAATAAAGTTCATGCAACTGATATATCGCAAGGCATGATCGAATATGTTGAATCAAAAATAAGTAGCGAAAATCTTCAAGAAAAATTAACTTGTGAAATTCTGTCTTTTCAAAAATTAAATGAACTCAATAAAATTAAATTTGACCATATATTTTCCAATTTTGGAGGTCTAAACTGTGTTAATGAAAGTGGCCTTACAAGTATTTTCAATTCGTTTGATATTTTATTAAAACCTCAAGGGCAAATTACATTAGTTATAATGCCCAAAATCTGTTTCTGGGAATTTTTAAAAATATTTAAAGGAAAAAAAGACGCCTTTAGAAGACTAAAAAAAAATGGCATTTTCGCAAATATTGAAGGTGAAAAAGTAAAGACATATTATCATAGCTCTCAAAAAATAAAAAAACTTCTAAAAAATAACTTTACAGATTTCAAAATTGAAAATATTAGTTTTTTAGGGCCAACTGGAAATCATAATCAATTTCCAACAAACTATCCTTTTCTATTTAAAATCGTTAAAAAAATTGATTTTTTATCCAATAAACTATCATTTATGAACGGTTTTGGAGATTATTACATTTTAAGTTGTAGGCGGAAATGA
- a CDS encoding thioredoxin family protein: MAKFGELIGSNIPVLIDFYADWKDSANDLHSVLRDVAAALGDKAKVIKIDVEKNEILANALRIKGNPTFIIYKGGEMKWRQTGEQDANTLISLVQQYV; encoded by the coding sequence ATGGCAAAATTTGGAGAACTAATAGGTTCTAACATTCCCGTTTTAATCGATTTTTATGCAGATTGGAAAGACTCTGCGAATGATTTACATTCTGTTTTAAGAGATGTTGCTGCTGCATTGGGAGATAAAGCAAAAGTGATTAAAATAGACGTTGAAAAGAATGAAATTTTAGCAAATGCTCTTAGAATTAAAGGCAATCCTACTTTTATTATTTATAAAGGAGGAGAGATGAAATGGCGTCAAACTGGTGAGCAAGATGCTAACACTTTAATTAGTTTAGTTCAACAATACGTTTAA